In Oreochromis niloticus isolate F11D_XX linkage group LG5, O_niloticus_UMD_NMBU, whole genome shotgun sequence, a single window of DNA contains:
- the klhdc7a gene encoding kelch domain-containing protein 7A: protein MPIAELLGVQFDMQLLWKLSVSVAAAVLVSWAYRFYSSRHTRRIQLYVKDKEPGNATCQNCETTLQHQSSTKHETDDAGQQSRSLLADSGDDLTSDSTKETPAETLPHQVKTSEDVFATNDDHDNSMDEEISTYEKQGQVATSNVMFGSALKLPDPTESGMVSTTGRRSPCILQKLEKSVGVGRELRQDLESKGSYSSFLSKAEVKVEDANIVLEGTGDQVVRGKIYDYYVESSSHSITDINKVLSQYERDFESKPGEFGSHGSSFRESPSSLNPITIRDLVSPQSTVKDASSPGCLKLRNPPRPVLLRKESYLSAAQESELSIPFLTSRASTPVTHSRAIAGDESVSVHPIISPATDSKILNVKEGIDRETAEGAPFLDFQAKILDDTDLEVLKSKLDLGNCLETLCLAKKHGQTSLQKAALGVMSDNYLHVLRDPSLYGRLMAGEREQIQRQRMRGKRFVMVADMDPQDWVSNTEGRRATSEQRRTSSAVYYYDDYKDTWHTLCLIPQEVISKACAMCTMDNYLFVAVGCQGTDREMTPSKRVFCYNPLTSIWKEISPMNEARPRCKLAALEGYIYAIGGECLSTVERYDPRLDRWTFVAPLPNDTFAVAHHVTVCDGELFVSGGTLKYMLLRYNPKTDTWRPSLIVGSKDKTVDIVAVGRFLYRFDVNPVLGVSVYRYHTVARLWYECSSKRILHCPAFQCVAMNDTIYCVSRQFTMKFEADEISPAFIDGDLSILSAAKGILFPFILSLPDKKPRQTSV from the coding sequence ATGCCCATTGCGGAGCTTTTGGGAGTCCAGTTCGACATGCAGCTGCTGTGGAAACTTAGTGTCTCTGTGGCTGCAGCAGTGCTGGTTTCTTGGGCCTACAGGTTCTACAGCTCCAGGCATACAAGAAGAATCCAGCTCTATGTCAAAGACAAAGAGCCAGGAAATGCAACCTGCCAAAACTGCGAGACAACACTTCAACATCAAAGCTCAACAAAACATGAGACAGATGATGCGGGCCAGCAATCCAGATCGTTGCTAGCAGATTCAGGTGATGACCTGACATCTGACAGCACCAAGGAGACACCAGCTGAGACTCTTCCACATCAGGTTAAAACAAGTGAGGATGTGTTTGCGACAAACGATGACCACGATAACAGCATGGATGAAGAGATAAGCACTTATGAGAAGCAGGGACAGGTTGCCACCAGTAATGTTATGTTTGGATCTGCTTTGAAACTTCCTGATCCAACAGAGAGTGGGATGGTCAGTACAACGGGGCGGCGCTCCCCTTGCATTTTGCAGAAGCTGGAGAAAAGTGTGGGTGTGGGCAGAGAGTTAAGACAGGACCTGGAGAGCAAAGGGTcctactccagcttcctctccAAGGCAGAGGTCAAAGTGGAAGATGCAAACATAGTGCTAGAAGGGACAGGAGACCAGGTTGTGCGTGGAAAGATATATGATTACTATGTTGAGTCATCTTCTCACTCCATTACAGATATTAATAAGGTACTTTCTCAGTATGAGAGGGACTTTGAATCAAAGCCAGGGGAGTTTGGAAGCCATGGCAGCAGTTTCAGAGAGTCTCCATCGTCTTTAAACCCCATCACTATTCGTGATCTGGTTTCACCACAAAGCACTGTTAAAGATGCCTCCTCGCCAGGGTGCCTCAAGCTGAGAAACCCCCCAAGGCCTGTACTCTTACGCAAAGAGAGCTATCTGTCTGCGGCACAGGAGTCGGAGCTTTCGATCCCCTTTCTAACTTCAAGAGCCTCAACTCCAGTGACTCACTCTCGGGCTATAGCTGGCGATGAGTCTGTCTCTGTTCACCCAATTATCAGTCCTGCTACTGACAGCAAAATCCTTAATGTGAAGGAGGGGATAGATAGAGAGACTGCAGAAGGGGCTCCATTTTTAGACTTTCAAGCAAAAATTCTTGATGACACAGATTTAGAAGTCTTAAAGAGTAAGCTTGATCTGGGTAATTGTTTGGAGACACTGTGCCTTGCTAAGAAACATGGCCAGACATCTTTGCAGAAAGCAGCCCTGGGGGTCATGTCTGATAACTACCTCCATGTGCTCAGGGATCCCAGCCTTTATGGGCGGCTAATGGCTGGTGAGCGGGAACAAATCCAGAGGCAAAGAATGAGGGGGAAGAGGTTTGTCATGGTTGCAGACATGGATCCTCAAGATTGGGTCAGCAACACTGAAGGGCGCAGAGCAACATCAGAGCAGAGAAGGACATCAAGTGCAGTGTACTATTATGATGACTACAAAGACACTTGGCATACACTCTGCCTAATCCCACAGGAGGTCATCTCTAAAGCCTGTGCCATGTGCACAATGGATAACTACTTATTCGTGGCAGTGGGCTGCCAAGGCACTGACAGAGAAATGACACCCTCAAAGCGAGTGTTCTGCTACAATCCTTTGACATCCATTTGGAAAGAGATCAGTCCTATGAATGAAGCCAGGCCCCGCTGCAAACTGGCAGCACTGGAGGGCTACATATATGCAATTGGAGGAGAGTGCCTCTCCACTGTGGAGCGCTACGACCCACGATTGGACAGATGGACATTTGTGGCTCCTCTGCCTAATGATACATTCGCTGTGGCACACCATGTGACAGTGTGCGATGGAGAGCTTTTTGTTTCCGGGGGTACTCTTAAATACATGCTATTACGCTACAACCCCAAAACTGACACTTGGAGGCCGAGTCTCATAGTAGGCAGCAAAGACAAGACTGTAGATATTGTGGCTGTGGGGAGATTTTTGTATCGGTTTGATGTTAACCCAGTCCTGGGTGTCAGTGTGTACCGCTACCATACGGTGGCCCGACTGTGGTATGAGTGCAGCTCCAAACGGATTCTGCATTGCCCTGCGTTTCAGTGTGTCGCGATGAATGACACAATATATTGTGTCAGCCGCCAGTTCACCATGAAGTTCGAGGCTGATGAGATCTCTCCTGCTTTCATAGATGGAGATTTGAGCATACTCTCTGCAGCCAAGGGCATACTTTTCCCCTTTATTCTTTCACTACCTGATAAGAAGCCTCGGCAGACTAGTGTGTAA